One Thiocapsa sp. genomic window carries:
- the tssM gene encoding type VI secretion system membrane subunit TssM produces MKVLFRFLGSRWFLTLLGTIALALLIWFIGPLVGVAGMEPLASPHSRYIAVGALFGVWGLVRIGSVVRARLRNRRLMEQLASGPAAAPDPAKIASEEELQVLRERFDAALAALKGSEVRHRLGGRWVYQLPWYLIIGPPGCGKTTALMNSGLRFPLAERLGQDAIQGIGGTRNCDWWFTDEAVLIDTAGRYTTQDSYEQVDSAAWQGFLGLLKKHRPRRPINGVLVAVSLADLMQQSQTERAAHAAAIRQRIQELCKTFGIAIPVYVLFMKADLVAGFMEFFADLNKEGREQVWGVTFPYDPEEKTPAALSTFAAELTALVERLDQRLLTRMEQEREPGKRSLVFSFPRQFNALGDALEQFLQDAFTPSRFEIRPLVRGVYFTSGTQTGTPIDRVLGGFAGSFGLARQGPLPFKGTGKSFFLTRLLRDLIFTETGLAGLNPRLERRRRWLRRGAYAGVFTILLLAGAAWTTSYSRNLAYIDEVAQRTVEIESKIDAIPVEERNPLGILPLLDAARAIPGGYADRGESVPISMGLGLYQGGKLGSQAERAYDRILAKALLPRVILRLEEQVREAGGDPDYLYDALRVYLMLDSDEHYDPAAVQYWVGRDWQRSLPRETTTEQQEALRDHLSALLVRRPAPLPIDLDGALIADARVILNRTPPAERIYARLKQDGPGDDLPDFTISDAGGDFAKLVFARRSGRPINQGVPALFTYDGYHRGFTSASSQLIEAAANEAWVLGPDAPLTSGSEGARRVLEEVRERYLRDYVVEWTALLEDIDLVAVRDLHHASEVARILADPEYSPLKRLLVAAARQTELDRPPQADASAADQAGGTLQGFRQRVESYFDDTDPGAPSAQSPEAYVTRRFGWLHDLVRSDEQRQAPIERVLVSMGQLQLHLSSVAAAATTGRGLLVPGESAEIRDAKALAAQLPAPIGGLVGTLAQDSANIAAGGARAQLNNIWTAEVLPFCREAIHDRYPFVAGTARETTLHDFGRVFGPDGLIDAFFKAHLSASVDTARPTWRWVDKAIGIPDEVLAQFQRAAVIREAFFMSGGKTPSVEFELQPRGMDARLNQFTLDLGGQIVDYRHGPLRTQKLQWPPPDGALRARLVFVDTSGGGPSLTEEGPWAWFRVLDRSRLTATNQPELFRLTFSVAGMSAQFDLRAISVRNPFKLDELRGFRCPGRL; encoded by the coding sequence ATGAAAGTGCTGTTTCGATTCCTTGGCTCACGCTGGTTTCTGACCCTGCTCGGAACGATCGCGCTGGCGCTGCTGATCTGGTTCATCGGCCCGCTGGTCGGTGTTGCAGGCATGGAGCCCTTGGCGTCGCCGCACAGCCGGTACATCGCCGTCGGGGCCCTGTTCGGGGTCTGGGGTCTGGTGCGGATCGGCTCCGTCGTGCGTGCGCGGTTGCGTAATCGCCGCTTGATGGAGCAGCTCGCGTCGGGCCCGGCGGCGGCGCCGGACCCGGCCAAGATCGCCAGCGAAGAAGAGCTGCAGGTCCTGCGCGAGCGCTTCGATGCCGCATTGGCGGCGCTCAAGGGGTCCGAGGTCCGGCACCGACTGGGCGGACGCTGGGTCTACCAGCTGCCTTGGTATCTGATCATCGGTCCGCCCGGCTGCGGCAAGACGACGGCGCTTATGAATTCGGGGCTGCGCTTCCCGCTCGCGGAGCGTCTCGGTCAGGACGCCATCCAGGGTATCGGCGGGACCCGCAATTGCGACTGGTGGTTCACCGACGAGGCGGTCTTGATCGACACCGCCGGACGCTACACCACGCAGGACAGCTACGAGCAGGTGGACAGCGCCGCCTGGCAGGGTTTCCTCGGCCTGCTGAAGAAGCACCGGCCGCGACGCCCGATCAACGGGGTCTTGGTAGCCGTCAGCCTCGCCGACCTCATGCAGCAGAGCCAGACGGAGCGCGCAGCCCATGCGGCGGCGATCCGCCAGCGCATCCAGGAGCTGTGCAAGACCTTCGGCATCGCGATCCCGGTCTATGTGCTCTTCATGAAGGCGGATCTCGTGGCGGGCTTCATGGAGTTCTTTGCGGATTTGAACAAGGAGGGGCGCGAGCAGGTCTGGGGCGTGACCTTCCCCTACGACCCCGAGGAGAAGACCCCGGCGGCACTCTCGACCTTTGCGGCGGAGCTGACGGCCCTCGTCGAGCGTCTCGACCAACGTCTGCTGACCCGCATGGAGCAGGAGCGCGAACCGGGAAAACGCTCCCTGGTGTTTAGCTTCCCGAGGCAATTCAATGCCCTCGGTGATGCCCTCGAGCAGTTTTTGCAGGATGCCTTCACACCGTCGCGTTTCGAGATTCGTCCTCTGGTGCGGGGTGTCTATTTCACCAGCGGCACGCAGACCGGTACCCCGATCGACCGAGTGCTGGGCGGGTTTGCGGGGAGTTTCGGTCTTGCCCGTCAGGGTCCGCTCCCCTTCAAAGGGACGGGCAAGAGTTTCTTTCTGACGCGTTTGCTGCGCGATCTGATCTTCACGGAGACGGGGCTTGCCGGGCTCAATCCGCGTCTGGAGCGTCGTCGGCGTTGGCTCAGACGAGGGGCCTATGCGGGGGTGTTTACGATCCTGTTGCTGGCCGGCGCGGCTTGGACCACGAGCTACTCGCGCAACCTCGCCTACATCGACGAGGTCGCTCAGCGCACGGTGGAAATCGAGTCCAAGATCGATGCCATCCCGGTCGAAGAGCGCAACCCGCTCGGGATCCTGCCCCTGCTGGATGCGGCCCGCGCGATTCCCGGCGGGTACGCCGACCGCGGCGAGTCTGTTCCCATCAGTATGGGTCTTGGCCTCTACCAAGGTGGCAAGCTCGGATCCCAGGCCGAGCGGGCCTATGACCGCATTCTCGCCAAGGCCCTGCTGCCGAGGGTCATCCTGCGTCTGGAGGAGCAGGTCCGCGAGGCCGGCGGCGACCCCGACTATCTCTACGATGCCTTGCGTGTCTACCTCATGCTCGACAGCGATGAGCACTACGATCCCGCGGCCGTGCAGTATTGGGTCGGGCGCGATTGGCAGCGCAGTCTGCCGCGCGAGACCACCACCGAGCAGCAGGAGGCGTTGCGCGATCATCTGTCGGCCTTGCTGGTGCGCCGACCCGCACCCTTGCCGATCGATCTCGACGGGGCCCTGATCGCCGACGCGCGGGTCATTCTCAACCGAACGCCCCCGGCCGAGCGCATCTACGCCCGTCTCAAGCAGGATGGACCGGGCGACGACCTTCCCGATTTCACCATCAGCGATGCCGGCGGAGACTTCGCCAAGCTGGTGTTTGCCCGTCGCAGCGGACGGCCGATCAATCAGGGCGTGCCCGCGCTCTTTACCTACGACGGCTATCACCGTGGCTTTACGAGCGCGAGCAGCCAACTGATCGAGGCGGCAGCGAACGAGGCTTGGGTCTTGGGTCCGGATGCCCCCCTTACTTCGGGGTCAGAAGGCGCGCGGCGCGTGCTCGAGGAGGTTCGCGAGCGCTATCTACGCGACTATGTCGTTGAGTGGACGGCCTTGCTCGAGGATATCGATCTGGTCGCCGTGCGCGATCTGCATCACGCATCTGAGGTCGCACGCATCCTTGCCGATCCGGAATATTCACCGCTGAAGCGACTGCTTGTCGCGGCCGCCCGCCAGACCGAGCTGGACCGACCCCCGCAGGCCGATGCGTCCGCCGCGGATCAGGCCGGAGGGACCCTGCAGGGATTCCGTCAGCGCGTCGAGAGCTACTTCGACGACACCGATCCGGGTGCGCCGTCCGCGCAGTCCCCGGAGGCCTACGTGACGCGTCGTTTTGGCTGGTTGCATGACCTGGTGCGATCCGACGAGCAACGCCAGGCCCCCATCGAACGGGTCTTGGTCTCGATGGGGCAGTTGCAGCTGCACTTGTCGTCCGTGGCTGCGGCCGCGACCACGGGCCGCGGCCTGCTGGTTCCGGGCGAGAGCGCCGAGATCCGCGATGCCAAGGCGCTTGCGGCGCAGCTCCCGGCGCCGATCGGCGGCTTGGTCGGAACCCTTGCACAGGACAGTGCCAACATCGCCGCCGGTGGCGCGCGCGCTCAACTGAACAATATCTGGACGGCCGAGGTACTGCCCTTCTGCCGCGAGGCGATCCATGACCGCTATCCCTTCGTCGCCGGAACCGCGCGCGAGACCACCTTGCATGACTTCGGCCGGGTCTTCGGCCCGGACGGGCTGATCGACGCCTTCTTCAAGGCGCACCTGAGTGCGTCCGTCGATACGGCACGCCCGACATGGCGTTGGGTCGATAAGGCCATCGGGATCCCGGACGAGGTGTTGGCCCAGTTTCAGCGCGCTGCCGTCATCCGCGAGGCCTTCTTCATGAGCGGAGGCAAGACCCCGTCGGTCGAGTTCGAGCTTCAGCCGCGCGGCATGGATGCCCGCTTGAACCAATTTACCCTGGATCTCGGAGGACAGATCGTCGATTACCGGCACGGTCCGTTGCGCACGCAAAAGCTGCAATGGCCGCCGCCGGACGGCGCATTGAGGGCGCGTCTGGTCTTCGTCGACACCAGCGGGGGCGGACCCAGTCTGACGGAGGAGGGTCCTTGGGCCTGGTTCCGCGTGCTCGACCGTTCACGACTCACCGCCACCAATCAACCTGAGCTGTTTCGACTGACCTTCTCCGTGGCCGGGATGTCTGCGCAGTTCGATCTGCGCGCGATCAGCGTGCGCAATCCCTTCAAGCTCGACGAGCTGAGAGGGTTTCGCTGTCCGGGGCGTCTATGA
- the tagF gene encoding type VI secretion system-associated protein TagF, translating to MSDRDSGAPGFYGKLPSLGDFVSRRLPAELVQPWDLWLRECLAASRAELGDAWLETYLTSPLWRFVLTPGVAGRTGWAGVLMPSVDRVGRYFPLTLACPLETGVDPLRILATPDWFERAEAVTLAGLEEGRSVEEFDALTLDLGVPIDLLPGLAAAVVTGQIGSNAWRIGAASPSEVGAACSTLLARALDQVFCAYSLWWSSGSELVAPSFLVCQGLPPTDGFSALLAGGWAGRGWRELDQADPAIPGEESR from the coding sequence ATGAGCGATCGGGACTCGGGCGCGCCCGGTTTCTACGGCAAGTTGCCGAGTCTCGGCGATTTCGTGAGCCGCCGCCTTCCCGCCGAGCTCGTTCAGCCGTGGGATCTGTGGCTGCGCGAATGTCTGGCGGCAAGTCGTGCCGAGCTTGGAGATGCCTGGCTCGAGACCTATCTCACCAGCCCCTTGTGGCGCTTCGTCCTGACCCCCGGCGTGGCGGGGCGTACCGGCTGGGCGGGCGTGCTGATGCCCAGTGTGGATCGGGTCGGGCGCTATTTTCCCTTGACGCTCGCCTGTCCGCTGGAGACCGGGGTCGACCCATTGCGGATTCTTGCCACGCCCGATTGGTTCGAGCGCGCCGAGGCGGTGACGCTTGCCGGGCTCGAAGAGGGGCGTTCGGTCGAGGAATTCGATGCGCTGACCTTGGATCTGGGGGTTCCGATCGATCTCCTGCCCGGTCTCGCCGCGGCGGTCGTGACCGGTCAGATCGGGTCCAACGCCTGGCGGATCGGTGCCGCCTCTCCGTCGGAGGTGGGTGCCGCCTGCTCGACCCTGTTGGCGCGGGCGCTCGATCAGGTCTTCTGTGCCTACAGCCTCTGGTGGTCGAGCGGCTCCGAGCTGGTGGCTCCGTCCTTTCTCGTCTGTCAAGGGTTACCGCCGACGGACGGTTTCAGCGCGCTCCTCGCGGGAGGTTGGGCGGGTCGCGGATGGCGGGAGCTCGACCAAGCCGATCCGGCAATTCCGGGCGAGGAGTCGAGATGA
- a CDS encoding protein phosphatase 2C domain-containing protein: MSLRPAQMHWTSAGATHPGRVRDVNQDAYLDRPDLGLWAVADGMGGHSDGGMASRMLVDGLVRMGRPGLLGSAVESVRNILQEVNRRLLADAAARGDDLIGSTIVALIAVGDHCAILWVGDSRVYRGRDGDLMQLTSDHTHVQDLVDKGLLTPEQAEQHPLSNVLVRAVGADAEMAVDLRVESLRDGDRFLLCSDGLVKELRPDAIAGILCGAEPGEVARKLIDAACNVGGRDNITAVIVDIHF; this comes from the coding sequence ATGAGCCTGCGACCGGCTCAGATGCACTGGACATCGGCCGGTGCGACCCATCCCGGTCGGGTCCGAGACGTCAACCAGGACGCCTACTTGGACCGACCCGACCTGGGTCTATGGGCCGTCGCCGACGGGATGGGCGGGCACAGCGACGGCGGCATGGCGAGCCGAATGCTCGTGGATGGACTCGTTCGGATGGGGCGTCCTGGACTCTTGGGGTCGGCCGTCGAATCGGTGCGCAACATCCTGCAGGAGGTCAATCGCCGTCTGTTGGCCGACGCGGCCGCGCGGGGCGATGACCTGATCGGCAGCACCATCGTCGCCTTGATCGCCGTCGGAGACCATTGCGCCATCCTCTGGGTCGGCGACAGCCGTGTCTATCGGGGACGCGACGGCGATCTCATGCAACTGACCTCGGACCACACGCATGTTCAGGATCTGGTCGACAAGGGGCTGTTGACCCCCGAGCAGGCCGAGCAGCACCCGCTCTCGAATGTGCTGGTGCGCGCGGTCGGTGCCGATGCCGAGATGGCCGTGGATCTGCGCGTCGAGTCACTGAGAGACGGCGACCGCTTCTTGCTGTGCAGCGACGGCTTGGTCAAAGAGCTGCGGCCGGATGCGATTGCGGGAATCCTATGCGGCGCCGAGCCGGGGGAGGTTGCACGCAAGTTGATCGATGCCGCCTGCAACGTGGGCGGGCGAGACAATATCACCGCGGTTATCGTGGATATCCATTTCTGA
- a CDS encoding cysteine-rich CWC family protein has product MTARSGALHSETPQDGRLPRSPTQTSRATRMGKHEMKTCPRCGSSFECKANRVERCGCLSVALTAETLEYLGDRYRDCLCVACLEQVNRLCSDACEQGDTQP; this is encoded by the coding sequence ATGACTGCACGGTCCGGCGCCCTTCACTCGGAGACGCCGCAGGACGGTCGATTACCCCGCTCGCCAACACAAACATCGAGAGCAACGCGCATGGGAAAGCATGAGATGAAGACCTGTCCACGCTGCGGATCCAGCTTCGAATGCAAAGCAAACCGCGTCGAGCGATGCGGCTGTTTGAGCGTCGCACTGACCGCAGAGACGCTTGAGTACCTCGGCGACCGCTATCGGGACTGTCTTTGTGTCGCCTGCTTGGAGCAGGTCAATCGGCTGTGCAGCGACGCCTGCGAACAGGGGGACACACAGCCTTAA
- a CDS encoding adenosylcobinamide amidohydrolase: MTVPVPVIEVRMLLEETDRYALHRQGRYLVVAFARPHRVLGTCRVNGGMSESLTHVANHQSCEGVAHLARYERVLSLGARDYHVQTCLDAGLPPETTALMGTAANMQCAVVAHADAEDLRVTVVATAGVTGNAVRAGDTAAWHEEADGSRPARRGCSAETAGQTGFARPTAGDPPPDDSGSGTIVTLVLINRPCTPACLVRAATMVTEAKCTALLDLRMPSLQSSGLATGTGTDQLAIAAPLPREAEWERHWAGGHNILGELLGRATHDAVTRCLLLQNGIVPELRRTICAALGRFGCDEAALRVCAESELDAPGAAVFAANLQAIIHDPHSAAAAYGLAEILDLVRTGVLHAEVAREAVLNQAALLAAAVAVQPERFVRLRADLAPHQGLPDGRLAALAVVRGFAYKWD; the protein is encoded by the coding sequence GTGACCGTCCCTGTTCCCGTGATCGAGGTCCGCATGCTGCTCGAAGAGACCGACCGTTACGCCCTGCACCGGCAGGGGCGGTATCTCGTCGTCGCCTTCGCGCGTCCGCATCGTGTGCTCGGTACCTGTCGGGTGAACGGCGGGATGTCCGAGTCGTTGACCCATGTCGCGAATCATCAGAGCTGCGAGGGTGTCGCCCATCTGGCACGCTACGAGCGGGTCCTGAGCCTCGGTGCACGGGACTATCACGTACAGACCTGCTTGGACGCCGGGCTTCCGCCCGAGACGACGGCCCTCATGGGGACCGCCGCCAATATGCAGTGTGCGGTCGTGGCGCACGCAGATGCGGAGGATCTTCGGGTGACGGTGGTGGCCACCGCCGGGGTGACCGGCAACGCCGTCCGCGCGGGTGATACGGCCGCTTGGCACGAGGAGGCCGACGGCAGTCGTCCCGCACGTCGCGGGTGTTCAGCGGAAACGGCGGGGCAGACCGGATTCGCGCGTCCGACCGCCGGCGATCCACCGCCCGACGATTCAGGTTCGGGAACCATCGTCACCCTGGTCCTGATCAATCGGCCCTGCACGCCCGCATGTCTGGTGCGCGCGGCGACCATGGTCACGGAGGCGAAGTGCACGGCTTTGCTCGATCTGCGGATGCCGAGTCTGCAGTCGTCGGGTCTGGCGACCGGCACCGGCACCGATCAGCTTGCGATCGCCGCCCCGCTGCCGCGCGAGGCCGAGTGGGAGCGTCACTGGGCGGGCGGTCACAATATCCTGGGCGAGCTGCTCGGACGGGCGACGCATGACGCGGTCACCCGCTGTCTGCTGCTGCAGAACGGTATTGTTCCCGAGCTCAGACGGACCATCTGTGCGGCGCTGGGTCGCTTCGGTTGCGACGAGGCGGCGCTGCGGGTCTGTGCCGAGTCCGAGCTGGACGCTCCGGGCGCGGCCGTCTTTGCCGCCAATCTCCAAGCGATCATTCACGATCCGCACAGCGCCGCAGCGGCCTATGGCCTGGCCGAGATCCTGGATCTGGTGCGCACCGGGGTGCTGCATGCCGAGGTTGCGCGCGAGGCGGTTCTGAATCAGGCGGCGTTGCTTGCGGCGGCCGTCGCGGTTCAGCCCGAGCGGTTTGTCAGGTTGCGCGCGGACCTGGCGCCGCATCAAGGATTGCCGGACGGGCGCTTGGCCGCGCTCGCCGTCGTTCGGGGGTTCGCGTACAAGTGGGACTGA
- the cbiB gene encoding adenosylcobinamide-phosphate synthase CbiB: MGLTEHLALILAACVLDALIGDPVYRFHPIRIIGAWSLGWERLLFAVGLKGRLGGVLHWLLVFGGALAAWWGVRSGLGVLHPWVAFAWDVFIAYSLICTRDLLDHGRRVLEALDDLPQARARLRMLVGRDTEQLERDGIVRATIESLSENLTDGVLTPLWALCLFGLPGLILVKAVSSLDSMVGYKNDRYGRFGWAAARSDDLVHWLPARLSVPLIAAAAALLKLHPRLVFRAARDYHAMLPSPNSGWSEAACAGALRVRLVGPIRYGGTLVTDAYMGDPDWPADLGAADLERTLRLILVACLLALLVGVAVAPLRTVLPW; this comes from the coding sequence GTGGGACTGACCGAGCATCTCGCCCTCATCCTTGCGGCCTGTGTTCTCGATGCCTTGATCGGGGATCCGGTCTATCGTTTTCATCCCATCCGAATCATCGGGGCCTGGAGCCTCGGCTGGGAGCGTCTCTTGTTTGCCGTCGGGCTGAAAGGGCGTCTCGGCGGCGTCCTGCATTGGCTGCTGGTGTTCGGGGGCGCGCTGGCGGCCTGGTGGGGCGTTCGATCCGGCCTCGGCGTGCTGCATCCTTGGGTGGCCTTTGCCTGGGATGTCTTCATCGCCTACAGCCTGATCTGCACCCGCGATCTGCTGGATCACGGACGCCGGGTGCTCGAGGCGCTCGATGATCTCCCGCAGGCCCGCGCGCGGCTGCGGATGCTGGTCGGTCGCGATACCGAGCAACTGGAGCGCGACGGCATCGTGCGCGCGACCATCGAAAGCCTCTCGGAGAATCTGACCGACGGTGTCTTGACGCCCTTGTGGGCGCTCTGTCTCTTCGGGCTTCCGGGTCTGATCCTGGTGAAGGCGGTGTCGAGCCTGGATTCGATGGTCGGCTACAAGAACGACCGCTACGGCCGTTTCGGCTGGGCTGCGGCGCGCTCGGACGATCTCGTCCATTGGCTCCCGGCGCGGCTCTCGGTTCCTTTGATCGCGGCCGCGGCGGCATTACTGAAGCTGCATCCGCGGCTGGTCTTTCGCGCCGCACGCGACTATCACGCCATGCTCCCCAGCCCGAACTCCGGTTGGAGCGAGGCCGCCTGCGCCGGCGCGCTGCGGGTCAGACTGGTCGGTCCGATTCGCTACGGGGGGACGCTCGTCACGGATGCCTACATGGGCGATCCGGATTGGCCGGCCGATCTCGGGGCAGCGGACCTCGAGCGCACGCTGCGTCTGATCCTGGTCGCCTGCCTCTTGGCACTCCTCGTCGGCGTGGCCGTTGCGCCGCTGCGCACGGTTCTGCCATGGTGA
- a CDS encoding DUF3422 family protein: MSLPFKEHLLRHSVTDELHARTFEPLRAPERVSHLAAVSGERGGGRNIEHLKRLLAHYGLPIPEMVDQHYWIDLGPMRLRWERHTEFVTYTFSKHGAFTHPFADPLLDDLPQDWLRDLPGEVITATSLAIEPCDLPERTNDELVALFEGNPVIGSEVVGGAGRAWSDHKIHADGYSWILLRACGLSDNQAGRLAKRVLEINAYRAMALLGFPLARGVSAALSDADRRLALVASRLSSQVSSDQTAFESELLGELTRLAADIEAVSARTTYRFDASRAYYGMIQQRLEQLRQNRIEGLQTLSEFLDARLAPAVATCEATQRRQHDLAERAARITSLLRARVDVSLQEQNRKLLQSMDRRAHLQVRLQETVEGLSVIAIGYYGVGLIGYALKGLESGGIPIDAGLWMGIALPFVIGFAWFGLRRIKRRLAGSE, encoded by the coding sequence ATGTCACTCCCCTTTAAAGAGCATCTGCTGCGTCATAGCGTCACCGACGAGCTGCACGCCCGCACCTTCGAGCCCCTGCGTGCGCCCGAACGTGTCTCGCATCTCGCCGCGGTCTCGGGCGAGCGCGGGGGCGGCCGCAACATCGAGCACCTCAAGCGACTGCTCGCCCACTACGGGCTGCCGATCCCGGAGATGGTCGATCAACACTATTGGATCGACCTCGGACCCATGCGTCTGCGCTGGGAGCGCCATACCGAGTTCGTCACCTATACCTTCAGCAAGCACGGCGCTTTCACTCACCCCTTTGCCGATCCGCTGCTCGACGATCTGCCGCAGGACTGGCTGCGCGACCTGCCCGGCGAGGTGATCACCGCCACCTCGCTGGCCATCGAGCCCTGCGATCTGCCCGAACGCACCAACGACGAGCTGGTCGCGCTCTTCGAGGGCAACCCCGTCATCGGCTCGGAAGTGGTCGGGGGTGCCGGGCGTGCTTGGTCCGACCATAAGATCCATGCCGACGGGTACTCGTGGATCCTGCTGCGCGCCTGCGGTCTGTCCGACAATCAGGCCGGCCGACTGGCCAAACGCGTGCTGGAGATCAACGCCTACCGGGCCATGGCACTGCTCGGGTTCCCCCTGGCGCGGGGCGTGTCGGCAGCCCTCAGCGACGCCGATCGTCGCTTGGCGCTGGTGGCTTCACGCCTGTCGAGTCAAGTCTCGTCCGATCAGACGGCCTTCGAGAGCGAGCTGCTGGGCGAGCTGACCCGGCTCGCCGCGGACATCGAGGCGGTTTCGGCCCGAACCACCTATCGCTTCGATGCCTCGCGCGCCTATTACGGGATGATCCAACAGCGGCTCGAGCAGCTTCGCCAAAACAGGATCGAAGGACTGCAGACACTGTCCGAATTCCTCGACGCGCGCTTGGCCCCGGCGGTCGCGACCTGCGAGGCCACCCAACGCCGTCAGCACGACTTGGCGGAGCGCGCGGCCCGCATCACCAGCCTTCTGCGCGCCCGTGTGGATGTCTCGCTGCAGGAGCAGAACCGAAAGTTGCTGCAGTCCATGGATCGCCGCGCCCATCTGCAGGTGCGTCTGCAGGAGACCGTGGAAGGGCTCTCCGTCATCGCGATCGGCTACTACGGCGTCGGCCTCATCGGATACGCGCTCAAAGGTCTGGAAAGCGGCGGAATCCCGATCGATGCGGGCTTGTGGATGGGAATCGCCCTCCCCTTCGTGATCGGATTCGCTTGGTTCGGACTCAGACGGATCAAGCGGCGTCTTGCCGGATCGGAGTGA
- a CDS encoding DUF3141 domain-containing protein has product MVENLFVGNRLGRGCANLNERTHVDLRNINSPIIIFASHGDNITPPQQALGWIADHYKDVEEIRARGQRILYTLHENVGHLGIFVSSSVAKKEHDQIISTLKAIEALAPGLYEMVIAEVQGEGVEKTFKVAFAERSIEQMMEQAGGDDSNRPFAAVARFSEIGTELYDLTLRPFVQAISNETSAKFLADTSPMRMQRWLESDRNPLMQAVQGFAEEVRKQRRPAADDNPFRIMERAGAGLVTQWLDNARDMQNAVIEWNFHLLWGAPPVQAMGEQLSRTVSEAPREDLRTLTSVQDALDRIELGDFADGVIRMLIFLAHSRKEVRRSRLERSNRMLMATEPFASMKAKHRTRMIHKESLIVGYEPEAAMDALPKLIVSMEDRRRAMALCEEIAGSRDEMSPETLAMLDRLARALELDPAPVLVETETLRKIA; this is encoded by the coding sequence ATCGTCGAGAATCTCTTCGTCGGCAATCGTCTCGGACGCGGCTGTGCGAATCTCAACGAGCGCACCCATGTGGATCTGCGCAACATCAACTCCCCCATCATCATCTTCGCCTCGCACGGGGACAACATCACTCCGCCGCAGCAGGCGCTGGGATGGATCGCCGATCACTACAAGGATGTCGAGGAGATCCGCGCCCGCGGACAACGCATCCTCTATACGCTCCACGAGAATGTCGGCCACCTGGGAATCTTCGTTTCCTCGTCGGTCGCCAAGAAGGAGCACGATCAGATCATCTCCACACTCAAGGCGATCGAGGCCCTGGCGCCCGGACTCTACGAGATGGTCATCGCCGAGGTGCAGGGCGAAGGGGTCGAGAAGACCTTCAAGGTCGCCTTCGCCGAGCGCAGCATCGAGCAGATGATGGAGCAGGCCGGCGGGGACGATTCCAACCGACCCTTCGCGGCGGTCGCGCGCTTCTCCGAGATCGGCACCGAGCTGTATGACCTGACCCTGCGTCCCTTCGTCCAGGCGATCAGCAACGAGACCAGTGCCAAGTTTCTCGCCGATACCAGCCCGATGCGGATGCAACGCTGGCTCGAGAGCGATCGCAACCCCTTGATGCAGGCTGTCCAGGGGTTCGCTGAAGAGGTCCGCAAGCAACGTCGCCCGGCTGCGGACGACAACCCCTTCCGGATCATGGAGCGGGCCGGCGCCGGCTTGGTCACCCAGTGGCTGGACAACGCGCGCGACATGCAGAACGCCGTGATCGAGTGGAACTTCCACCTGCTCTGGGGTGCACCGCCCGTGCAGGCGATGGGCGAGCAGCTCAGCCGCACCGTGAGCGAGGCGCCGCGCGAGGATCTGCGGACCCTGACCTCGGTCCAGGATGCGCTTGATCGAATCGAGCTCGGCGATTTTGCGGACGGTGTGATCCGGATGCTGATCTTCCTGGCGCACTCGCGTAAAGAGGTGCGGCGTTCCCGTTTGGAGCGCTCCAACCGCATGCTCATGGCGACCGAGCCCTTCGCGAGCATGAAGGCGAAGCACCGCACCCGCATGATCCACAAGGAAAGCCTGATCGTCGGCTACGAGCCCGAGGCCGCGATGGACGCCTTGCCGAAGCTGATCGTCTCGATGGAGGATCGGCGCCGCGCGATGGCCCTCTGCGAAGAGATCGCCGGCTCGCGCGACGAGATGAGTCCGGAGACCCTCGCGATGCTCGATCGCTTGGCCCGGGCGCTCGAGCTCGATCCGGCGCCGGTGTTGGTCGAAACCGAGACCCTGCGTAAGATCGCCTGA